From Natrinema salaciae, the proteins below share one genomic window:
- a CDS encoding SDR family NAD(P)-dependent oxidoreductase, translating into MQLKEKTAIVTGGSSGIGRAIAAAYVDEGADVVIANQTESEGELVADELDCDFVQTDVTEYDQVEALVDATVDEFGKLDVMVNNAGIGSETSVEEMSLEEWERVVDVDLDGVMHGTKAALPHLEETDGCIINTASIYGLVGGKGAASYSAAKGGVVNFTQQVAVDYAEEGVRVNSICPGFVETPMTNDLLESERFYNYVLEETPMNRPAQPEEIAPLAVFLASDGASYLTGANIPVDGGWTAH; encoded by the coding sequence ATGCAGCTCAAAGAGAAAACCGCGATAGTCACCGGCGGGTCCTCGGGTATCGGAAGGGCGATTGCCGCTGCGTACGTCGACGAAGGTGCAGACGTGGTCATCGCGAATCAGACCGAATCCGAGGGAGAGTTGGTCGCGGACGAACTCGACTGTGACTTCGTACAGACGGACGTCACCGAGTACGATCAAGTCGAGGCGCTCGTCGACGCCACCGTCGACGAGTTCGGGAAGCTCGACGTGATGGTCAACAACGCCGGTATCGGGAGCGAAACGTCCGTCGAGGAGATGAGCCTCGAGGAGTGGGAGCGCGTCGTCGACGTCGACCTCGACGGCGTCATGCACGGGACGAAGGCCGCGCTCCCGCATCTCGAGGAGACCGACGGGTGTATCATCAACACCGCCTCGATTTACGGGTTGGTCGGCGGCAAAGGGGCCGCCTCGTACTCCGCGGCCAAAGGCGGCGTCGTGAATTTCACCCAGCAGGTCGCCGTCGACTACGCCGAGGAGGGCGTCCGCGTCAACAGCATCTGTCCCGGCTTCGTCGAGACGCCGATGACGAACGACCTGCTCGAATCCGAACGCTTCTACAACTACGTCCTCGAGGAGACGCCGATGAACAGGCCCGCACAACCGGAGGAGATCGCACCGCTGGCGGTGTTCCTCGCCTCCGACGGCGCCTCGTATCTCACCGGCGCGAACATCCCGGTCGACGGCGGCTGGACGGCCCATTGA